A window of the Emys orbicularis isolate rEmyOrb1 chromosome 1, rEmyOrb1.hap1, whole genome shotgun sequence genome harbors these coding sequences:
- the LOC135894591 gene encoding estradiol 17 beta-dehydrogenase 5-like, producing MELDNDHCIKMNDGNKIPALGFGTYSPDAVQKSKCEEATKVAIEVGFRHIDGAFIYGIEEEVGRAIHEKIADRTIKREDIFYTGKLWSTFHRPELVRSCLEQSLKKLKFDYLDLFIIHNPMSLKPGTDPLPKDENGKFIFDVVDLRQTWEVMEACKDEGLVKSIGVSNFNIRQLEMILNKPGLKYKPVLNQVECHPYLNQGKLLAFCKSKDILLEAYCVLGSQRDKMWIDQSTPVLLEDPVLGAIAKKYNRSPALVALRYELQRGIVVLFKSYTRKRIEENFQVFDFQLSEEDMKTIDGMNKNRSYVLLEQFLGHPQFPFRDE from the exons ATGGAGCTTGACAACGACCACTGTATTAAGATGAATGATGGGAACAAAATTCCTGCACTAGGATTTGGTACCTATTCCCCTGATGCA GTTCAAAAAAGTAAATGTGAGGAGGCTACAAAGGTGGCTATTGAAGTTGGCTTCCGCCATATTGATGGAGCCTTTATATATGGGATTGAGGAGGAGGTTGGGCGAGCCATTCACGAGAAGATTGCAGACAGAACAATCAAAAGAGAGGACATATTTTACACAGGAAAG CTTTGGAGTACCTTTCACCGTCCTGAACTTGTCCGAAGCTGCCTGGAACAATCACTGAAGAAACTTAAGTTTGACTATCTTGATCTCTTCATTATCCACAACCCCATGTCTCTAAAG ccCGGGACAGATCCACTCCCAAAGGATGAAAATGGAAAATTCATTTTCGATGTTGTAGATCTGCGTCAAACTTGGGAG GTCATGGAGGCATGTAAAGATGAAGGCTTGGTGAAGTCCATTGGAGTGTCCAACTTCAACATCAGACAGCTGGAGATGATCCTGAACAAACCAGGGCTCAAGTACAAACCTGTTCTCAACCAG GTTGAATGTCACCCTTACCTCAACCAAGGCAAACTACTGGCCTTCTGCAAATCCAAGGATATCCTCCTCGAAGCCTATTGTGTTCTGGGATCACAGAGAGACAAGATGTG GATAGACCAAAGCACCCCAGTTCTGCTGGAGGACCCAGTATTGGGTGCAATTGCCAAAAAATACAACCGAAGCCCCGCTCTAGTAGCCCTGCGCTACGAGCTGCAGCGTGGTATCGTGGTCCTCTTTAAGAGCTACACCAGAAAGCGTATTGAAGAAAACTTCCAG GTTTTTGACTTCCAGCTTTCTGAGGAGGACATGAAAACCATTGATGGGATGAACAAAAACCGTTCCTATGTGCTTTTAGAACA